A single genomic interval of Mycolicibacterium holsaticum DSM 44478 = JCM 12374 harbors:
- the ilvD gene encoding dihydroxy-acid dehydratase: MPTGPDHEIDPTEPDIKPRSRDVTDGLEKAAARGMLRAVGMGDDDWVKPQIGVGSSWNEITPCNMSLQRLAQAVKAGVHEAGGYPLEFGTISVSDGISMGHEGMHFSLVSREVIADSVETVVQAERLDGTVLLAGCDKSIPGMLMAAARLDLASVFFYNGSIMPGVAKLTDGSEKEVTIIDAFEAVGACARGLMSREDVDIIERAICPGEGACGGMYTANTMASAAEALGMSLPGSASPVAVDKRRDEFARKSGEAVVEMLRRGITARDILTKEAFENAIAVVMAFGGSTNAVLHLLAIAHEADVKLSLADFTRVGQKVPHLADVKPFGRHVMKDVDEIGGVPVVMRALLDAGLLHGDCLTVTGQTMAENLAHIEPPDPDGKVLRAMDNPIHPTGGITILHGSLAPEGAVVKSAGFDSDVFEGTARVFERERAALDALEDGTITAGDVVVIRYEGPKGGPGMREMLAITGAIKGAGLGKDVLLMTDGRFSGGTTGLCVGHVAPEAVDAGPIAFLRDGDRIRLDVGNGTLDVLVDPAEFDSRKAGFEPLPPVYTTGVLAKYTKLVGSAAIGAVCG; the protein is encoded by the coding sequence ATGCCCACAGGTCCTGACCACGAGATCGACCCCACCGAGCCCGATATCAAGCCCCGCAGCCGTGACGTCACCGACGGCCTGGAGAAGGCGGCCGCCCGCGGGATGCTGCGCGCGGTCGGCATGGGCGACGACGACTGGGTGAAACCCCAGATCGGTGTTGGTTCGTCGTGGAACGAGATCACCCCGTGCAACATGTCGCTGCAACGGCTGGCGCAGGCGGTCAAGGCCGGCGTGCACGAGGCCGGCGGATATCCGCTGGAGTTCGGCACCATCTCGGTGTCCGACGGCATCTCCATGGGCCATGAAGGCATGCACTTCTCGCTGGTCTCCCGCGAGGTGATCGCGGACAGCGTGGAGACCGTCGTGCAGGCCGAACGCCTCGACGGCACGGTGCTGCTGGCCGGGTGCGACAAGTCGATTCCCGGCATGCTCATGGCGGCCGCCCGACTCGACCTGGCCAGCGTGTTCTTCTACAACGGCTCGATAATGCCGGGCGTGGCCAAGTTGACCGACGGTTCCGAAAAGGAAGTGACGATCATCGACGCGTTCGAGGCGGTCGGCGCGTGCGCGCGTGGGCTGATGTCGCGTGAGGACGTCGACATCATCGAGCGCGCGATCTGCCCCGGCGAGGGCGCCTGCGGCGGCATGTACACCGCCAACACCATGGCGTCGGCCGCTGAGGCGCTGGGCATGTCGCTGCCGGGCAGCGCCTCCCCGGTGGCTGTCGACAAGCGCCGCGACGAGTTCGCGCGGAAATCCGGCGAAGCGGTCGTGGAGATGCTGCGGCGCGGCATCACCGCTCGCGACATCCTCACCAAGGAGGCCTTCGAGAACGCGATCGCGGTGGTGATGGCGTTCGGCGGGTCGACCAACGCGGTGCTGCACCTGTTGGCGATCGCGCACGAGGCCGACGTGAAACTGTCGCTGGCCGATTTCACCCGCGTCGGGCAGAAGGTGCCCCACCTGGCCGATGTGAAGCCGTTCGGCAGGCACGTGATGAAGGACGTCGACGAGATCGGCGGTGTGCCGGTGGTGATGAGGGCGCTACTGGACGCCGGTCTGTTGCACGGTGACTGCCTGACCGTCACCGGTCAGACCATGGCCGAGAACCTGGCCCACATCGAACCGCCGGATCCCGACGGCAAGGTGTTGCGCGCGATGGACAATCCGATCCATCCGACCGGCGGCATCACGATCCTGCACGGCTCGCTGGCGCCCGAGGGCGCGGTGGTGAAGTCCGCGGGTTTCGACTCCGATGTGTTCGAAGGCACCGCAAGGGTTTTCGAACGTGAACGGGCTGCCCTGGATGCGCTCGAGGACGGAACGATCACCGCGGGCGACGTCGTGGTCATCCGATACGAGGGCCCCAAGGGCGGCCCGGGCATGCGCGAGATGCTCGCCATCACCGGTGCGATCAAGGGCGCCGGTCTCGGCAAGGACGTGCTGCTGATGACCGACGGCCGGTTCTCCGGCGGCACGACCGGGCTGTGCGTCGGGCACGTCGCCCCCGAGGCGGTCGACGCCGGGCCTATCGCGTTCCTGCGCGACGGTGACCGGATCCGGCTCGATGTCGGCAACGGCACGCTGGATGTGCTGGTGGATCCGGCCGAATTCGATTCGCGCAAGGCCGGTTTCGAGCCGTTGCCGCCGGTCTATACCACCGGGGTGCTGGCCAAGTACACCAAGCTGGTGGGTTCGGCGGCCATCGGGGCGGTCTGCGGCTGA
- a CDS encoding O-methyltransferase: protein MAEPEPKALDELFTRVLHTEDAALAAARESAPAAGMPSIEVSAQHGKLLYLLATATRASRVLEIGTLAGYSTINLARGVGPGGRVVTLEYEPAHAEVARENLARAGVADRVEIVVGAALDTLPSLAARDETFDMVFIDADKENNVAYVEWAITLSRPGAIIVVDNIARFGRVLDPAPDDAQAKAVRDMLEMMGEHPRLDAAAIQTVGAKGWDGFAIAVVT, encoded by the coding sequence GTGGCAGAGCCCGAACCCAAAGCGCTCGACGAACTGTTCACCCGCGTGCTGCACACCGAAGACGCCGCGCTGGCCGCGGCGCGCGAGTCGGCGCCGGCCGCGGGCATGCCCTCCATCGAGGTGTCGGCGCAGCACGGGAAGCTGCTGTACCTGCTCGCGACGGCCACGCGGGCCAGCCGCGTCCTGGAAATCGGCACCCTGGCCGGCTACAGCACCATCAACCTGGCGCGCGGCGTCGGCCCGGGCGGACGCGTCGTCACGCTCGAGTACGAGCCGGCACACGCCGAGGTGGCGCGGGAGAACCTGGCCCGCGCGGGGGTGGCCGACCGGGTCGAGATCGTCGTCGGCGCCGCGCTGGACACGCTGCCCAGCCTGGCTGCCCGCGACGAGACGTTCGACATGGTGTTCATCGACGCCGACAAGGAGAACAACGTCGCCTACGTCGAATGGGCGATCACGCTCAGCCGCCCCGGCGCGATCATCGTGGTGGACAACATCGCCCGGTTCGGCCGCGTGCTCGACCCCGCACCCGACGACGCGCAGGCCAAGGCCGTTCGCGACATGCTCGAGATGATGGGCGAACACCCCCGACTGGACGCCGCGGCGATCCAGACCGTCGGCGCCAAGGGCTGGGACGGCTTCGCGATCGCCGTTGTCACATAG
- a CDS encoding L,D-transpeptidase — protein MPQPMLNRLLTAICAAGLVGGMVLASPSALAQPALPPPPPAPIDPAAAPVPPPPPVDPVAFPPPPGPPAPVAAPPAPVAAPPAPNPFLPANPFAPPQQIPAGTPAGQNPLPYTGEPVFAPPTFNPVNGSIVGAAKPIYINFQRPIADRQMAEDAIHISSTPPVPGRFYWTSDTQVRWRPQDFWPAGTIVNIDAGGTKSSFSVPEQLVATIDDSTKEMEIMRDGELIKTFPVSMGKKGYETRNGTYYVLEKFKDIVMDSSTYGVPVDDPQGYKLKVKDAVRIDNQGIFVHSAPWSVGAQGNSNVSHGCINLSPEDAAWFYDNFGSGDPVVIKNTKGGWYNQPDGGSDWQMF, from the coding sequence ATGCCGCAGCCGATGTTGAATCGACTGCTCACCGCGATTTGTGCGGCCGGGTTGGTCGGCGGGATGGTGCTTGCCAGCCCGTCCGCCCTGGCCCAGCCGGCTCTTCCGCCGCCACCCCCGGCGCCGATTGACCCGGCGGCCGCCCCGGTGCCGCCGCCCCCACCGGTGGATCCGGTGGCCTTCCCGCCGCCGCCCGGCCCGCCGGCGCCGGTCGCCGCACCGCCCGCGCCGGTCGCCGCACCGCCGGCGCCCAACCCGTTCCTTCCGGCGAACCCGTTCGCCCCACCGCAGCAGATACCCGCGGGCACACCGGCGGGCCAGAACCCGCTGCCCTACACCGGTGAGCCGGTGTTCGCACCGCCGACCTTCAACCCGGTGAACGGGTCCATCGTCGGCGCCGCCAAGCCGATCTACATCAACTTCCAGCGCCCGATCGCCGACCGCCAGATGGCCGAGGACGCGATCCACATCTCGTCCACCCCGCCGGTGCCCGGCCGGTTCTACTGGACCAGCGACACCCAGGTGCGCTGGCGGCCCCAGGACTTCTGGCCGGCAGGCACCATCGTCAACATCGACGCGGGCGGCACCAAGTCCAGCTTCAGCGTCCCCGAGCAGCTGGTCGCCACCATCGACGACTCCACCAAAGAGATGGAGATCATGCGCGACGGCGAGTTGATCAAGACGTTCCCGGTCTCGATGGGCAAGAAGGGCTACGAGACCAGAAACGGCACCTACTACGTGCTGGAGAAGTTCAAGGACATCGTGATGGACTCCTCCACCTACGGGGTGCCCGTCGACGATCCGCAGGGCTACAAGCTCAAGGTCAAGGACGCCGTCCGAATCGACAACCAGGGCATCTTCGTACACAGCGCGCCGTGGTCGGTCGGTGCCCAGGGCAACAGCAACGTCAGCCACGGCTGCATCAACCTCAGCCCCGAAGACGCCGCATGGTTCTACGACAACTTCGGCAGCGGCGACCCGGTCGTCATCAAGAACACCAAGGGCGGGTGGTACAACCAGCCCGACGGCGGGTCCGACTGGCAGATGTTCTAA
- a CDS encoding M13 family metallopeptidase translates to MTVEAIRSGIDLSHVDADARPQDDLFGHVNGRWLAEYEMPADRATDGAFRSLYDRAEEHVRDLITEAAASRAAQGTDEQRIGDLYASFMDEATIAARGVQPLLEELGAVDAADSPEALAAVLGALQRTGVGGGVGAYVNTDAKDSTRYLVYLNQSGLGLPDESYYRDEQHAEILAAYPEHIAAMFALVYGDGDHDDTAARIVALETKLAAAHWDVVKRRDADLAYNLRRLDDLPAEAQGFDWAGWVGALGASPKMAAEVVVRQPDYLTAFAAQWSAGDLEDWKDWLRWRIIHARAFLLTDDLVAEDFAFYGRLLSGTEQIRDRWKRAVSVVESLMGDAVGRLYVQRHFPPRAKERMDELVANIREAYRVSINSLDWMTPKTREKALAKLDKFTPKIGYPKKWRDYSALVITREDLYGNYQRGYGVEYDRELAKLGGPVDRDEWFMTPQTVNAYYNPGMNEIVFPAAILQPPFFDADADDAANYGGIGAVIGHEIGHGFDDQGAKYDGDGNLVDWWTDEDRTEFGARTTKLIEQYDDYVPRQLGNGHCPVPHVNGAFTVGENIGDLGGLSIALLAYRLSLKRGEAPVIDGLTGEQRVFYGWAQVWRTKSRDAEAIRRLAIDPHSPPEFRCNGVIRNMDAFYEAFDVSEDDALYLSPEHRVRIWN, encoded by the coding sequence GTGACTGTTGAAGCCATTCGTTCCGGAATCGACCTGAGCCACGTCGACGCCGACGCGCGCCCGCAAGACGACCTGTTCGGCCATGTGAACGGCCGCTGGCTGGCCGAGTACGAGATGCCGGCCGACCGCGCCACCGACGGCGCCTTTCGGTCGCTGTACGACCGGGCCGAGGAGCACGTGCGTGACCTGATCACCGAAGCCGCCGCGTCCCGGGCCGCCCAGGGCACCGACGAACAGCGCATCGGCGACCTCTACGCGAGCTTCATGGACGAGGCGACGATCGCCGCGCGGGGTGTGCAGCCGCTGCTCGAGGAACTGGGCGCGGTCGATGCCGCCGACAGCCCCGAGGCGCTGGCCGCGGTGCTCGGCGCGCTGCAGCGCACCGGCGTGGGCGGCGGGGTCGGCGCCTACGTCAACACCGACGCCAAGGACTCCACCCGCTACCTGGTGTATCTGAACCAGTCCGGGCTCGGCCTGCCCGACGAGTCCTATTACCGCGACGAACAGCACGCCGAGATTCTCGCCGCCTACCCCGAGCACATCGCCGCGATGTTCGCGCTGGTCTACGGAGACGGCGACCACGACGACACCGCCGCGCGGATCGTGGCGCTGGAGACCAAACTGGCCGCCGCGCACTGGGACGTCGTCAAGCGGCGCGACGCCGACCTGGCCTACAACCTGCGCCGGCTCGACGACCTGCCCGCCGAGGCGCAAGGATTCGACTGGGCCGGCTGGGTCGGGGCGCTGGGTGCAAGCCCCAAGATGGCCGCTGAAGTCGTTGTGCGCCAACCCGATTACCTCACCGCATTCGCCGCGCAGTGGTCCGCAGGCGATCTCGAGGACTGGAAGGACTGGCTGCGGTGGCGGATCATCCACGCCCGCGCGTTCCTGCTGACCGACGATCTGGTCGCCGAGGACTTCGCGTTCTACGGCCGGCTGCTCTCGGGCACCGAGCAGATCCGCGACCGGTGGAAGCGTGCGGTGTCGGTGGTCGAGAGCCTGATGGGCGACGCGGTCGGAAGGCTCTACGTGCAGCGGCATTTCCCGCCGCGCGCCAAGGAGCGAATGGACGAGCTGGTGGCCAACATCCGCGAGGCCTACCGGGTCAGCATCAACTCGCTGGACTGGATGACCCCGAAGACCCGCGAGAAGGCGCTGGCCAAACTCGACAAGTTCACCCCGAAGATCGGCTACCCGAAGAAGTGGCGCGATTATTCGGCGCTGGTGATCACCCGTGAGGATCTGTACGGAAACTATCAGCGCGGCTATGGCGTGGAATACGACCGCGAGTTGGCCAAGCTGGGCGGCCCCGTCGACCGCGACGAGTGGTTCATGACGCCGCAGACCGTCAACGCCTACTACAACCCCGGGATGAACGAGATCGTCTTTCCCGCGGCGATTCTGCAGCCGCCGTTCTTCGATGCCGACGCCGATGACGCGGCGAACTACGGCGGCATCGGGGCGGTGATCGGACACGAGATCGGGCACGGGTTCGACGATCAGGGCGCCAAGTACGACGGTGACGGCAACCTGGTGGACTGGTGGACCGACGAGGACCGCACCGAGTTCGGTGCGCGCACCACGAAACTCATCGAACAGTACGACGACTACGTACCAAGGCAATTAGGAAACGGCCACTGCCCCGTTCCGCATGTGAACGGCGCGTTCACCGTCGGCGAGAACATCGGCGACCTCGGCGGTCTGTCGATCGCGCTGCTCGCGTATCGGTTGTCACTGAAGCGCGGGGAAGCGCCCGTGATCGACGGGCTGACCGGCGAGCAGCGGGTCTTCTATGGTTGGGCGCAGGTGTGGCGGACGAAATCCCGTGACGCCGAGGCGATCCGGCGTCTGGCGATCGACCCGCACTCACCGCCGGAGTTCCGGTGCAACGGCGTGATCCGCAACATGGACGCGTTCTACGAGGCGTTCGACGTCAGCGAGGACGACGCGCTGTACCTGTCCCCCGAGCACCGGGTGCGGATCTGGAACTAG
- a CDS encoding polysaccharide deacetylase family protein — MGGRYRIPGAGAELNRRHFIAALSVASLGAVGISRCSFTGRSQVAGAAAEAPVPAAAVPAALLPPPPPAARIPLAPGVLSNLPGGGDLLALTVDDGVSSDVVRAYTQLAKDTGLRLTYFVNGVYRSWTEHAELLRPLVDDGQIQLANHTWRHPDLTKMPLIEVAEEFRHNHDFLWKTYGIDARPYFRPPYGAHNPHVDTVAADLGYTVDTLWSGTLEDHVWIPASEVVKMADRYFHPQAIVIGHLNHEPVTQVYGQLVDIIRARKLRTVTLNDVFLTP; from the coding sequence ATGGGCGGCCGCTACCGAATTCCCGGCGCCGGGGCAGAGCTCAACCGGCGTCACTTCATCGCGGCCCTGTCCGTTGCCAGCCTCGGCGCGGTCGGCATCAGTCGGTGTTCGTTCACCGGACGATCGCAGGTGGCCGGCGCCGCCGCCGAGGCGCCCGTCCCTGCGGCGGCCGTACCCGCCGCGTTGCTGCCGCCACCGCCGCCGGCGGCGCGGATCCCGCTGGCGCCCGGGGTGCTCAGCAATCTGCCCGGCGGCGGTGACCTGCTGGCGCTCACCGTCGATGACGGGGTCAGCAGCGACGTGGTGCGGGCATACACCCAGCTGGCCAAGGACACCGGCCTCCGGCTGACGTACTTCGTCAACGGCGTGTACCGGTCGTGGACCGAACACGCCGAACTGCTGCGGCCGCTCGTCGACGACGGCCAGATCCAGTTGGCCAACCACACCTGGCGGCATCCGGACCTGACCAAGATGCCGTTGATCGAAGTCGCAGAGGAGTTCCGGCACAACCACGACTTCTTGTGGAAGACATACGGTATCGACGCGCGACCGTACTTCCGGCCGCCGTACGGCGCGCACAACCCGCACGTCGACACGGTGGCCGCCGACCTCGGCTACACCGTCGACACATTGTGGTCGGGCACGCTGGAGGACCACGTGTGGATACCCGCAAGCGAAGTGGTGAAGATGGCCGACCGCTACTTTCACCCGCAGGCCATCGTGATCGGACACCTCAACCACGAACCCGTCACGCAGGTCTACGGGCAGTTGGTCGACATCATCCGCGCGCGCAAGCTGCGCACCGTGACGCTCAACGACGTCTTCCTCACGCCCTGA
- a CDS encoding DUF305 domain-containing protein, with protein MTSLATRIVAVFAALAAALLLSSCTSSESADGQTDHQHPDAPAITGEPAGYNADDVAFATNMIPHHQQAVDMSALVPDRTANPELIALAQQISGAQEPEIKALRVFLVQWNENPDTATGEGHANHADMQGMVDEATMARLESLRGEEFDTLWLESMISHHEGAVEMAKAEIANGANVDAKNMAQTMIDSQQAEITQMRQMLGGPNG; from the coding sequence ATGACGTCTCTCGCCACCCGGATCGTCGCGGTGTTCGCCGCGCTCGCAGCCGCATTGTTGCTGTCCTCGTGCACTTCGTCGGAGTCCGCCGACGGCCAAACCGACCATCAGCATCCCGACGCGCCGGCCATCACCGGTGAGCCGGCCGGCTACAACGCCGATGATGTCGCGTTTGCCACCAACATGATTCCGCACCACCAGCAGGCCGTCGACATGTCGGCGTTGGTGCCCGATCGGACCGCGAACCCCGAACTGATCGCGCTGGCCCAGCAGATCTCGGGCGCGCAGGAACCCGAGATCAAGGCGTTGCGGGTCTTCCTGGTGCAGTGGAACGAGAACCCCGATACGGCCACCGGCGAGGGTCACGCAAATCACGCCGACATGCAGGGCATGGTCGACGAGGCCACCATGGCCAGGCTGGAGTCGCTGCGCGGTGAGGAGTTCGACACGCTGTGGCTGGAGTCGATGATCAGCCACCACGAGGGCGCGGTCGAGATGGCCAAGGCCGAGATCGCCAACGGGGCAAACGTCGACGCGAAGAACATGGCCCAGACCATGATCGACAGCCAGCAGGCCGAGATCACCCAGATGCGCCAGATGCTCGGAGGGCCAAATGGCTGA
- a CDS encoding glutamate synthase subunit beta: MADPRGFLKYTHRETPPRRPVPLRLQDWKEVYEDFPEDTLRKQAARCMDCGIPFCHNGCPLGNLIPEWNDLVRTGRWHDAYERLHATNNFPEFTGRLCPAPCEGSCVLGINQDPVTIKQVEVEIIDRAFEEGWVVPLPPVVRTGKSVAVVGSGPAGLAAAQQLTRAGHTVTVFERDDRIGGLLRYGIPEFKMEKRHIDRRLEQMTVEGTQFRTGVNVGVDITAQQLRKDFDAVVLAGGATVWRDLPITGRDLDGIHQAMEYLPWANRVQHGDPVTGPDGEPPITAKGKKVVIIGGGDTGADCLGTAHRQGAASVHQFEIMPRPPDTRAESTPWPVYPLMFRVSSAHEEGGERVYSVNTEEFVGSDGRVTGLRGHEVRNEGGKFVKIDGSEFTLDADLVLLAMGFLGPQRDGLLNDLSVEITDRGNVARDANYATSVPGVFVAGDMGRGQSLIVWAIAEGRAAAAGVDRYLMGQTALPEPIKPTAVPQR, from the coding sequence GTGGCTGATCCGCGCGGCTTCCTCAAGTACACCCATCGCGAGACCCCGCCGCGACGGCCGGTCCCGCTGCGCCTGCAAGACTGGAAAGAGGTCTACGAAGACTTCCCCGAAGACACGCTGCGTAAGCAGGCGGCGCGCTGCATGGACTGCGGTATCCCGTTCTGCCACAACGGCTGTCCGCTGGGCAACCTGATCCCCGAGTGGAACGACCTGGTCCGCACCGGCCGCTGGCACGACGCCTACGAGCGGCTGCACGCCACCAACAACTTCCCGGAGTTCACCGGGCGGCTGTGCCCAGCGCCGTGCGAAGGCTCGTGCGTGCTTGGCATCAACCAGGATCCGGTGACCATCAAACAGGTCGAGGTCGAGATCATCGACAGGGCCTTCGAAGAGGGCTGGGTGGTGCCGCTGCCGCCGGTGGTGCGCACCGGCAAGTCCGTCGCCGTCGTCGGCTCCGGCCCGGCCGGTCTGGCCGCCGCCCAGCAGCTCACCCGGGCCGGGCACACCGTGACGGTGTTCGAGCGCGACGACCGCATCGGCGGCCTGCTGCGCTACGGCATCCCCGAATTCAAGATGGAAAAGCGCCACATCGACCGTCGTCTCGAGCAGATGACCGTCGAAGGCACCCAGTTCCGCACCGGCGTCAACGTCGGGGTGGACATCACCGCCCAGCAGCTGCGCAAGGACTTCGACGCGGTCGTACTGGCCGGCGGCGCCACGGTATGGCGGGACCTGCCGATCACCGGCCGTGACCTCGACGGCATCCACCAGGCGATGGAGTACCTGCCGTGGGCCAACCGCGTGCAGCACGGCGACCCCGTGACGGGTCCGGACGGGGAGCCGCCGATCACCGCGAAGGGCAAGAAGGTCGTCATCATCGGCGGCGGTGACACCGGCGCCGACTGCCTGGGCACCGCGCACCGGCAAGGGGCGGCCAGCGTGCACCAGTTCGAGATCATGCCCCGGCCGCCGGACACCCGCGCCGAGTCCACCCCGTGGCCGGTCTACCCGCTGATGTTCCGGGTGTCGTCGGCGCACGAGGAGGGCGGCGAGCGGGTGTACTCGGTCAACACCGAGGAGTTCGTCGGCAGCGACGGCCGGGTGACCGGGCTGCGCGGCCACGAGGTCCGCAACGAGGGCGGCAAGTTCGTCAAGATCGACGGTTCGGAGTTCACGCTGGACGCCGACCTGGTGCTGCTGGCCATGGGCTTCCTCGGGCCGCAGCGCGACGGGCTGCTCAACGACCTGAGCGTGGAGATCACCGACCGCGGAAACGTCGCGCGCGACGCCAACTACGCCACCTCGGTGCCCGGGGTGTTCGTGGCCGGCGACATGGGTCGCGGCCAGTCGTTGATCGTCTGGGCGATCGCCGAGGGCCGCGCCGCCGCGGCCGGGGTCGACCGCTACCTGATGGGGCAGACCGCCCTGCCGGAGCCGATCAAGCCGACCGCCGTTCCGCAGCGCTAG
- a CDS encoding glycosyltransferase, translating into MGDYLIAASPIPGHVLPLLHVGADLRARGHRVTVLTGAEHRADVTSRGLAYLRLPSRAHPRRDGGGLRALPPLLDRWYRGRSEMRSVFIDPLPAQYRALRKALRANMFDAVLCDVAFTGALPLLTGHGPRPWIAVGGVGPLTVSSADTPPFGAAFTPRVDVNYEAMTWVTHRLLFADVRTGLNDALASVGAPPSPVFLTDWPLLADRVLQFTVPSLEYARSDLPSTVAFTGPVLPPAAPQPRGLPWDLAGDPRSVVHVTQGTWDNDDLDALLRPTIDALADREDVLVVATTGRSDRSALPGPVPANAYVTDFLPYAELLPHVDVMVTNGGYGGVHQALAHGVPLVVAGGTADKPEVAARVAHAGVGINLATSRPGRSALAAAVDAVLTIGCYRTAARRLRREIRGVDALDRIAEILEGLAVPGARSGTLVG; encoded by the coding sequence GTGGGCGACTATCTGATTGCGGCCAGCCCGATCCCCGGCCATGTGTTACCGCTGCTGCACGTCGGCGCCGACCTGCGTGCGCGCGGGCACCGCGTCACCGTGCTCACCGGCGCCGAACACCGCGCCGACGTGACGTCGCGCGGGCTGGCGTATCTGAGGCTGCCGTCGCGGGCGCATCCGCGGCGCGACGGCGGCGGGCTGCGCGCGCTTCCGCCGCTGCTCGACCGCTGGTACCGCGGCCGCTCCGAGATGCGGTCGGTGTTCATCGACCCGCTGCCCGCGCAGTACCGGGCGCTGCGGAAAGCACTGCGCGCCAACATGTTCGACGCGGTGCTGTGCGACGTGGCGTTCACCGGCGCGCTGCCGCTGCTGACCGGTCACGGCCCGCGCCCGTGGATCGCGGTGGGCGGTGTCGGCCCGTTGACGGTGTCCAGCGCCGACACCCCGCCGTTCGGGGCGGCGTTCACCCCGCGCGTTGACGTGAACTACGAGGCGATGACGTGGGTGACGCACCGGCTGCTGTTCGCCGACGTGCGCACCGGTCTCAACGACGCACTGGCATCGGTCGGAGCGCCGCCGTCGCCGGTGTTCCTCACCGACTGGCCGCTGCTGGCCGACCGGGTGCTGCAGTTCACGGTGCCGTCGCTGGAGTACGCCCGTAGCGATCTGCCGTCCACCGTCGCGTTCACCGGGCCGGTGCTGCCACCGGCCGCGCCGCAGCCACGCGGGCTGCCGTGGGATCTGGCAGGCGACCCGCGCTCCGTCGTGCACGTCACCCAGGGCACCTGGGACAACGACGACCTCGACGCGCTGCTGCGCCCGACCATCGACGCGCTGGCCGACCGCGAGGACGTGCTCGTGGTCGCCACCACTGGCCGCTCCGACCGTTCGGCGCTGCCGGGACCCGTGCCCGCCAACGCCTACGTCACCGACTTCCTGCCGTACGCGGAGCTGCTGCCGCACGTCGACGTGATGGTCACCAACGGCGGATACGGCGGGGTACATCAGGCGCTGGCGCACGGCGTGCCGTTGGTGGTCGCGGGCGGCACCGCCGACAAACCGGAGGTGGCAGCCCGCGTCGCGCACGCCGGGGTCGGCATCAACCTGGCCACGTCGCGCCCGGGTCGCTCTGCCCTCGCGGCTGCGGTCGACGCGGTGCTCACCATCGGCTGCTATCGCACCGCGGCGCGCAGGCTGCGTCGCGAGATCCGCGGCGTCGACGCGCTCGACCGCATCGCCGAGATCCTCGAAGGGCTGGCGGTGCCGGGCGCGCGTTCTGGCACCCTGGTGGGGTGA
- a CDS encoding metal-sensitive transcriptional regulator: protein MADQAAEVATHGYSAQKDNYAKRLRRIEGQVRGIAKMIDEDKYCIDVLTQISAVNSALQSVALGLLDEHLGHCVAQAVAEGGGQADAKLAEASAAIARLVRS from the coding sequence ATGGCTGACCAGGCCGCAGAGGTGGCCACGCACGGCTACTCGGCGCAGAAGGACAACTACGCCAAGCGCCTGCGCCGCATCGAGGGCCAGGTCCGCGGCATCGCCAAGATGATCGACGAGGACAAGTACTGCATCGACGTGCTGACCCAGATCAGCGCCGTCAACAGCGCCCTGCAGTCGGTCGCGCTGGGCCTGCTCGACGAGCACCTCGGGCACTGCGTGGCCCAGGCGGTCGCCGAGGGCGGCGGGCAGGCCGATGCCAAGCTGGCCGAGGCGTCGGCGGCCATCGCCCGCCTGGTGCGGTCCTGA